A single genomic interval of Prunus dulcis chromosome 5, ALMONDv2, whole genome shotgun sequence harbors:
- the LOC117628720 gene encoding lon protease homolog 2, peroxisomal isoform X2, protein MAESVELPGRLGILPFKNKVLLPGAIIRIRCTSPSSVKLVEQELWQREEKGLIGILPVRDAAEAASVGPVLSQGVGSESGERGSRVQVGTSDSHRLDGKNQQEVIHWHTRGVAARALHLSRGVEKPSGRVTYVVVLEGLCRFSVQELSTRGTYYTARISPLEMTKSEMEQVEQDPEFITLSRQFKATATELISVLEQKQKTGGRTKVLLETVPVHKLADIFVASFEISFEEQLCMLDSVDLKVRLSKATELVDRHLQMRAIKEELGDNDDDEDDVVALERKMQSSGMPSNIWKHAQRELRRLKKMQPQQPGYNSSRVYLELLADLPWQKASEEYELDLRVAKERLDSDHYGLTKVKQRIIEYLAVRKLKPDARGPVLCFVGPPGVGKTSLASSIAAALGRKFIRISLGGVKDEADIRGHRRTYIGSMPGRLIDGVKRVAVCNPVMLLDEIDKTGSDVRGDPASALLEVLDPEQNKTFNDHYLNVPFDLSKVIFVATANRVQPIPPPLLDRMEVIELPGYTPEEKLKIAMHHLIPRVLDQHGLTSEFLEIPEAMVKLVIQGYTREAGVRNLERNLAALARAAAVRVAEQEPAVSPIKDVHSLASPLLENRLADGAEVEMEVIPMGVNNHEISSTFKIASPLTVDEDMLEKVLGPPRFDDKEAAERVATPGVSVGLVWTSVGGEVQFVEATAMGGKGELHLTGQLGDVIKESAQIALTWVRARARDLLLATADETNLLEGRDVHIHFPAGAVPKDGPSAGVTLVTALVSLFSQKRVRADTAMTGEMTLRGLVLPVGGIKDKVLAAHRCGIKRVILPERNLKDLIEVPSAVLSGLEIIVAKRMEDVLEQAFDGGCPWRQHSKL, encoded by the exons ATGGCGGAATCGGTGGAGCTTCCGGGTCGACTCGGTATCCTTCCTTTCAAAAACAAGGTCCTCTTACCAGGCGCTATCATTCGAATTCGCTGCACTTCACCCAGCAG TGTCAAATTGGTGGAGCAAGAGTTATGGCAGCGTGAAGAGAAGGGATTAATTGGTATTCTTCCCGTTCGAGATGCTGCTGAGGCGGCATCAGTGGGTCCTGTGTTGTCTCAAG gtgtgggaagtgaatcTGGAGAACGAGGCTCGAGAGTTCAAGTTGGTACATCTGATTCTCACAGGCTAGATGGAAAAAATCAGCAGGAAGTTATTCATTGGCATACCAG GGGAGTTGCTGCACGTGCTTTACATCTCTCAAGAGGAGTTGAGAAGCCGAGTGGGAGGGTTACATATGTAGTCGTCCTTGAAGGTTTGTGTAGATTCAGTGTCCAGGAACTTAGCACAAGAGGAACATATTATACTGCACGGATATCTCCTCTTGAAATGACAAAGTCTG AGATGGAGCAAGTGGAGCAAGATCCCGAGTTCATAACATTGTCTCGCCAGTTCAAGGCAACTGCTACAGAGCTGATTTCTGTTCTTGAGCAG AAACAAAAAACTGGAGGAAGAACAAAAGTTCTTCTGGAGACAGTTCCAGTTCACAAGTTGGCAGATATCTTTGTTGCCAGCTTTGAGATAAGTTTTGAGGAGCAACTGTGTATGCTGGACTCGGTTGATCTGAAAGTGAGACTTTCGAAAGCCACTGAGTTGGTTGACAGGCATTTGCAG ATGagagctataaaagaggagctTGGGgacaatgatgatgatgaagacgATGTAGTTGCCCTGGAAAGAAAGATGCAAAGTTCAGGAATGCCTTCAAATATCTGGAAGCATGCACAGAGGGAGTTGAG GAGGCTGAAAAAGATGCAACCCCAGCAACCTGGATATAATAGTTCACGTGTTTACCTAGAGCTTCTTGCTGATCTTCCCTGGCAGAAGGCCAGTGAAGAGTATGAATTAGATTTAAGGGTTGCAAAAGAACGTCTGGACAGTGATCACTATGGATTAACTAAGGTCAAGCAGCGGATTATTGAATATCTGGCTGTTCGCAAG CTTAAACCAGATGCCAGAGGCCCTGTGTTGTGCTTTGTTGGCCCACCAGGTGTTGGGAAAACATCTTTGGCATCATCTATTGCTGCTGCTTTGGGCAGAAAATTTATACGCATATCCCTTGGTGGTGTTAAGGATGAGGCTGATATTCGAGGGCATAGGAGGACATACATTGGAAGCATGCCAGGGAGACTCATTGATGGAGTAAAG AGAGTTGCTGTTTGCAATCCAGTCATGCTACTAGATGAAATTGATAAGACAGGTTCTGATGTACGTGGTGATCCAGCTTCAGCTCTACTGGAGGTTCTTGATccagaacaaaataaaacattcaATGATCA CTATTTGAATGTTCCTTTCGACCTTTCAAAGGTGATTTTTGTGGCAACTGCAAATAGGGTGCAGCCTATTCCTCCACCACTCTTGGACAGGATGGAAGTTATCGAGCTGCCTGGATATACACCTGAAGAAAAGCTGAAGATAGCTATGCACCATTTAATTCCACGAGTTCTTGATCAACATGGTTTGACTTCTGAGTTTCTCGAAATTCCGGAG GCCATGGTGAAACTTGTCATTCAGGGGTACACTAGAGAAGCTGGTGTTAGGAATCTGGAGAGGAACTTGGCTGCTTTGGCTCGTGCAGCAGCTGTAAGAGTTGCAGAGCAAGAACCAGCTGTCTCTCCTATCAAAGATGTGCACTCGCTTGCTTCACCACTTCTTGAAAACAGACTTGCTGATGGAGCTGAAGTGGAAATGGAGGTTATTCCAATGGGTGTGAATAATCATGAGATATCAAGCACTTTCAAGATTGCTTCGCCATTGACTGTGGATGAGGATATGCTGGAAAAAGTATTAGGG CCTCCAAGGTTTGATGACAAAGAAGCTGCAGAACGGGTTGCAACACCTGGTGTATCTGTTGGGCTTGTTTGGACTTCTGTTGGTGGAGAGGTCCAATTTGTGGAGGCTACAGCAATGGGGGGAAAGGGTGAATTACATCTCACTGGTCAACTTGGAGATGTTATAAAAGAATCAGCACAAATAGCATTGACATGg GTAAGAGCCAGGGCAAGAGATCTTCTGTTGGCAACAGCTGACGAAACCAATCTTTTGGAGGGTCGGGATGTTCATATACATTTTCCTGCTGGGGCTGTACCTAAGGATGGACCCTCAGCAGGTGTGACTCTGGTAACTGCACTGGTTTCGTTGTTCAGTCAGAAAAGAGTAAGAGCAGATACAGCTATGACTGGAGAAATGACATTGAGAGGTCTCGTACTACCTGTTGGTGGTATCAAGGATAAG GTATTAGCGGCCCACCGTTGTGGTATTAAAAGAGTCATTCTTCCAGAAAGAAATCTGAAGGACTTAATCGAAGTACCATCAGCTGTGCTTTCTGGTCTTGAG ATAATAGTAGCAAAGCGAATGGAAGACGTGTTAGAGCAGGCTTTTGATGGTGGATGCCCCTGGAGACAGCACTCAAAGTTATGA
- the LOC117628720 gene encoding lon protease homolog 2, peroxisomal isoform X1, whose product MAESVELPGRLGILPFKNKVLLPGAIIRIRCTSPSSVKLVEQELWQREEKGLIGILPVRDAAEAASVGPVLSQGVGSESGERGSRVQVGTSDSHRLDGKNQQEVIHWHTRGVAARALHLSRGVEKPSGRVTYVVVLEGLCRFSVQELSTRGTYYTARISPLEMTKSEMEQVEQDPEFITLSRQFKATATELISVLEQKQKTGGRTKVLLETVPVHKLADIFVASFEISFEEQLCMLDSVDLKVRLSKATELVDRHLQSIHVAEKITQKVEGQLSKSQKEFLLRQQMRAIKEELGDNDDDEDDVVALERKMQSSGMPSNIWKHAQRELRRLKKMQPQQPGYNSSRVYLELLADLPWQKASEEYELDLRVAKERLDSDHYGLTKVKQRIIEYLAVRKLKPDARGPVLCFVGPPGVGKTSLASSIAAALGRKFIRISLGGVKDEADIRGHRRTYIGSMPGRLIDGVKRVAVCNPVMLLDEIDKTGSDVRGDPASALLEVLDPEQNKTFNDHYLNVPFDLSKVIFVATANRVQPIPPPLLDRMEVIELPGYTPEEKLKIAMHHLIPRVLDQHGLTSEFLEIPEAMVKLVIQGYTREAGVRNLERNLAALARAAAVRVAEQEPAVSPIKDVHSLASPLLENRLADGAEVEMEVIPMGVNNHEISSTFKIASPLTVDEDMLEKVLGPPRFDDKEAAERVATPGVSVGLVWTSVGGEVQFVEATAMGGKGELHLTGQLGDVIKESAQIALTWVRARARDLLLATADETNLLEGRDVHIHFPAGAVPKDGPSAGVTLVTALVSLFSQKRVRADTAMTGEMTLRGLVLPVGGIKDKVLAAHRCGIKRVILPERNLKDLIEVPSAVLSGLEIIVAKRMEDVLEQAFDGGCPWRQHSKL is encoded by the exons ATGGCGGAATCGGTGGAGCTTCCGGGTCGACTCGGTATCCTTCCTTTCAAAAACAAGGTCCTCTTACCAGGCGCTATCATTCGAATTCGCTGCACTTCACCCAGCAG TGTCAAATTGGTGGAGCAAGAGTTATGGCAGCGTGAAGAGAAGGGATTAATTGGTATTCTTCCCGTTCGAGATGCTGCTGAGGCGGCATCAGTGGGTCCTGTGTTGTCTCAAG gtgtgggaagtgaatcTGGAGAACGAGGCTCGAGAGTTCAAGTTGGTACATCTGATTCTCACAGGCTAGATGGAAAAAATCAGCAGGAAGTTATTCATTGGCATACCAG GGGAGTTGCTGCACGTGCTTTACATCTCTCAAGAGGAGTTGAGAAGCCGAGTGGGAGGGTTACATATGTAGTCGTCCTTGAAGGTTTGTGTAGATTCAGTGTCCAGGAACTTAGCACAAGAGGAACATATTATACTGCACGGATATCTCCTCTTGAAATGACAAAGTCTG AGATGGAGCAAGTGGAGCAAGATCCCGAGTTCATAACATTGTCTCGCCAGTTCAAGGCAACTGCTACAGAGCTGATTTCTGTTCTTGAGCAG AAACAAAAAACTGGAGGAAGAACAAAAGTTCTTCTGGAGACAGTTCCAGTTCACAAGTTGGCAGATATCTTTGTTGCCAGCTTTGAGATAAGTTTTGAGGAGCAACTGTGTATGCTGGACTCGGTTGATCTGAAAGTGAGACTTTCGAAAGCCACTGAGTTGGTTGACAGGCATTTGCAG TCCATACATGTAGCAGAGAAGATTACTCAAAAAGTTGAGGGTCAATTATCGAAATCACAAAAGGAATTTCTTTTGCGTCAGCAG ATGagagctataaaagaggagctTGGGgacaatgatgatgatgaagacgATGTAGTTGCCCTGGAAAGAAAGATGCAAAGTTCAGGAATGCCTTCAAATATCTGGAAGCATGCACAGAGGGAGTTGAG GAGGCTGAAAAAGATGCAACCCCAGCAACCTGGATATAATAGTTCACGTGTTTACCTAGAGCTTCTTGCTGATCTTCCCTGGCAGAAGGCCAGTGAAGAGTATGAATTAGATTTAAGGGTTGCAAAAGAACGTCTGGACAGTGATCACTATGGATTAACTAAGGTCAAGCAGCGGATTATTGAATATCTGGCTGTTCGCAAG CTTAAACCAGATGCCAGAGGCCCTGTGTTGTGCTTTGTTGGCCCACCAGGTGTTGGGAAAACATCTTTGGCATCATCTATTGCTGCTGCTTTGGGCAGAAAATTTATACGCATATCCCTTGGTGGTGTTAAGGATGAGGCTGATATTCGAGGGCATAGGAGGACATACATTGGAAGCATGCCAGGGAGACTCATTGATGGAGTAAAG AGAGTTGCTGTTTGCAATCCAGTCATGCTACTAGATGAAATTGATAAGACAGGTTCTGATGTACGTGGTGATCCAGCTTCAGCTCTACTGGAGGTTCTTGATccagaacaaaataaaacattcaATGATCA CTATTTGAATGTTCCTTTCGACCTTTCAAAGGTGATTTTTGTGGCAACTGCAAATAGGGTGCAGCCTATTCCTCCACCACTCTTGGACAGGATGGAAGTTATCGAGCTGCCTGGATATACACCTGAAGAAAAGCTGAAGATAGCTATGCACCATTTAATTCCACGAGTTCTTGATCAACATGGTTTGACTTCTGAGTTTCTCGAAATTCCGGAG GCCATGGTGAAACTTGTCATTCAGGGGTACACTAGAGAAGCTGGTGTTAGGAATCTGGAGAGGAACTTGGCTGCTTTGGCTCGTGCAGCAGCTGTAAGAGTTGCAGAGCAAGAACCAGCTGTCTCTCCTATCAAAGATGTGCACTCGCTTGCTTCACCACTTCTTGAAAACAGACTTGCTGATGGAGCTGAAGTGGAAATGGAGGTTATTCCAATGGGTGTGAATAATCATGAGATATCAAGCACTTTCAAGATTGCTTCGCCATTGACTGTGGATGAGGATATGCTGGAAAAAGTATTAGGG CCTCCAAGGTTTGATGACAAAGAAGCTGCAGAACGGGTTGCAACACCTGGTGTATCTGTTGGGCTTGTTTGGACTTCTGTTGGTGGAGAGGTCCAATTTGTGGAGGCTACAGCAATGGGGGGAAAGGGTGAATTACATCTCACTGGTCAACTTGGAGATGTTATAAAAGAATCAGCACAAATAGCATTGACATGg GTAAGAGCCAGGGCAAGAGATCTTCTGTTGGCAACAGCTGACGAAACCAATCTTTTGGAGGGTCGGGATGTTCATATACATTTTCCTGCTGGGGCTGTACCTAAGGATGGACCCTCAGCAGGTGTGACTCTGGTAACTGCACTGGTTTCGTTGTTCAGTCAGAAAAGAGTAAGAGCAGATACAGCTATGACTGGAGAAATGACATTGAGAGGTCTCGTACTACCTGTTGGTGGTATCAAGGATAAG GTATTAGCGGCCCACCGTTGTGGTATTAAAAGAGTCATTCTTCCAGAAAGAAATCTGAAGGACTTAATCGAAGTACCATCAGCTGTGCTTTCTGGTCTTGAG ATAATAGTAGCAAAGCGAATGGAAGACGTGTTAGAGCAGGCTTTTGATGGTGGATGCCCCTGGAGACAGCACTCAAAGTTATGA